One Pseudomonas fluorescens genomic region harbors:
- the mltF gene encoding membrane-bound lytic murein transglycosylase MltF — MFFPTALRPRYAKWLIATGLFLMLGGCVDKPNTLERVKEDGVLRVVTRNSPATYFQDRSGETGFEYELVKRFADDLGVELKIETADNLDDLFNQIGKPNGPVLAAAGLVSSEQRKKQVRFSHSYLEVTPQIIYRNGQSRPTDAGDLVGKKIMVLKGSTHAEQLAELKQKYPGIEYEESDAVEVVDLLRMVDEGQIDLTLVDSNEVAMNQVYFTNIRVAFDLGDARSQSWAVGPGEDNSLLNEINDYLDKVQKNGTLQRLKDRYYGHVDVLGYMGATTFAQHLQQRLPKYEQHFKNYAKKEKVDWRLLAAIGYQESLWQPTVTSKTGVRGLMMLTQNTAQAMGVSNRLDPKQSIMGGAKYLAYMKDQLDDSIKEPDRTWFALAAYNVGSGHLDDARKLTAKEGLNPDKWLDVKKILPRLSQKQWYSKTRYGYARGGEPVHFVANIRRYYDILTWVTQPQLEGDQVAEGNLHVPAIDKSKPAQEPAPL, encoded by the coding sequence ATGTTTTTCCCAACGGCTTTGCGTCCGCGGTACGCCAAATGGCTGATCGCAACCGGACTCTTCCTGATGCTCGGTGGCTGTGTTGATAAACCCAACACACTCGAGCGCGTAAAGGAGGATGGTGTGCTGCGGGTGGTTACCCGTAACAGCCCCGCCACCTACTTTCAGGATCGCAGCGGTGAAACCGGCTTCGAATACGAGCTGGTGAAGCGTTTCGCCGACGATTTGGGTGTGGAACTGAAGATCGAAACCGCCGACAACCTCGACGACCTGTTCAATCAGATCGGCAAACCGAACGGCCCGGTGCTGGCCGCCGCCGGCCTGGTCAGCAGTGAACAGCGCAAGAAGCAGGTACGGTTCTCGCACTCCTATCTCGAAGTCACCCCGCAAATCATTTATCGCAACGGCCAATCCCGGCCGACCGACGCCGGTGATCTGGTCGGCAAGAAGATCATGGTGCTCAAGGGCAGCACCCACGCCGAGCAACTGGCCGAGCTGAAACAGAAATATCCCGGCATCGAATATGAAGAGTCCGACGCAGTCGAGGTGGTCGACCTCCTGCGCATGGTCGATGAGGGCCAGATTGATCTGACGCTGGTCGACTCCAACGAAGTGGCGATGAATCAGGTGTATTTCACCAACATCCGCGTGGCTTTCGACCTCGGTGACGCGCGCAGTCAGAGCTGGGCGGTAGGCCCGGGCGAAGACAACAGCCTGCTCAACGAAATCAACGATTACCTCGACAAGGTGCAGAAAAACGGCACCTTGCAGCGCCTGAAAGACCGCTACTACGGCCACGTTGATGTTCTCGGCTACATGGGCGCCACGACGTTCGCCCAGCATTTGCAGCAGCGCCTGCCGAAATACGAACAGCACTTCAAGAATTACGCGAAGAAAGAGAAAGTCGATTGGCGCCTGCTCGCCGCGATCGGCTATCAGGAATCACTGTGGCAGCCGACAGTCACCTCGAAAACCGGCGTGCGCGGCCTGATGATGCTGACCCAGAACACCGCGCAGGCGATGGGCGTGTCCAACCGCCTCGATCCGAAGCAGAGCATCATGGGCGGCGCCAAGTACCTGGCTTACATGAAGGACCAGCTCGACGATTCGATCAAGGAGCCGGATCGCACCTGGTTCGCCTTGGCGGCTTATAACGTTGGCAGCGGTCACCTGGATGACGCGCGCAAGCTGACCGCTAAAGAAGGGTTGAATCCGGACAAGTGGCTGGATGTGAAAAAGATCCTGCCGCGCCTGTCGCAAAAGCAGTGGTACAGCAAAACGCGTTACGGCTACGCCCGCGGCGGCGAGCCTGTGCATTTTGTGGCGAACATCCGCCGCTACTACGACATCCTGACCTGGGTGACCCAGCCCCAGCTTGAAGGCGATCAGGTGGCCGAGGGCAATCTGCATGTGCCGGCGATCGACAAATCGAAACCGGCGCAAGAGCCTGCCCCGCTCTGA
- a CDS encoding YqfO family protein, whose amino-acid sequence MYKLGFFVPDSHVEVVKNAVFAAGGGRIGDYDHCAWQVLGSGQFRPLDGSQPFIGEAGQVERVEEWKVELVVADELIVAVVAAFKLSHPYETPAYEVWRLEDF is encoded by the coding sequence GTGTACAAGCTCGGGTTTTTTGTTCCTGACAGTCATGTCGAGGTGGTCAAGAACGCTGTGTTCGCTGCGGGTGGTGGGCGGATTGGTGACTATGACCACTGTGCGTGGCAGGTGCTTGGATCTGGTCAGTTTCGGCCATTGGACGGCAGTCAGCCGTTTATTGGTGAGGCGGGGCAGGTTGAGCGGGTCGAGGAGTGGAAGGTTGAGCTTGTGGTGGCGGATGAGTTGATTGTTGCTGTTGTGGCGGCTTTCAAGTTGAGTCATCCCTACGAAACACCGGCTTATGAGGTGTGGCGGTTGGAAGATTTCTGA
- the purL gene encoding phosphoribosylformylglycinamidine synthase, with protein sequence MLILRGAPALSAFRHSKLLEQLSQKVPAVSGLYAEFAHFAEVTGVLTGDEQQVLARLLKYGPSVPVQEPTGRLFLVLPRFGTISPWSSKASDIARNCGLSKIQRLERGIAFYVAGQFSEAEAQQIADVLHDRMTQIVLGDLEQAAGLFSHAEPKPLTAIDILGGGRAALEKANTELGLALAEDEIDYLVNAFNGLKRNPHDIELMMFAQANSEHCRHKIFNASWDIDGQSQEKSLFGMIKNTYQMHSEGVLSAYKDNASVIVGNVAGRFFPDPQTRQYGAVQEPVHILMKVETHNHPTAIAPFPGASTGSGGEIRDEGATGRGAKPKAGLTGFTVSNLQIPGFEQPWEVPYGKPERIVTALDIMIEGPLGGAAFNNEFGRPALTGYFRTFEQAISTPHGDEVRGYHKPIMLAGGMGNIREEHVKKGEIVVGSKLIVLGGPAMLIGLGGGAASSMATGTSSADLDFASVQRENPEMERRCQEVIDRCWQLGDKNPISFIHDVGAGGLSNAFPELVNDGERGGRFELRNIPNDEPGMAPHEIWSNESQERYVLAVGPEDFERFQAICERERCPFAVVGEATAEPQLTVTDSHFGNNPVDMPLEVLLGKAPRMHRSVVREAELGDDFDPSNLDITESIERVLHHPAVASKSFLITIGDRTITGLVARDQMVGPWQVPVADVAVTATSFDVYTGEAMAMGERTPLALLDAPASGRMAIGETLTNIAASRINKLSDIKLSANWMSAAGHPGEDARLYDTVKAVGMELCPELGITIPVGKDSMSMATRWNDNGEDKTVTSPMSLIVTGFAPVADIRQTLTPELRMDKGTTDLILIDLGRGQNRMGASILAQVHGKLGKHAPDVDDAEDLKAFFAVIQGLNADGHLLAYHDRSDGGLLTSVVEMAFAGHCGLSLNLDSVAESASEIAAILFNEELGAVIQVRQDATPDILAQFSAAGLGDCVSVIGQPINNGQINITFNGDTVFEGQRRLLQRQWAETSYQIQRLRDNADCAEQEFDALLEEDNPGLSVKLSYDVNQDIAAPYIKKGIRPQVAVLREQGVNGQVEMAAAFDRAGFSAIDVHMSDILAGRVDLNEFKGLVACGGFSYGDVLGAGEGWAKSALFNSRARDAFQGFFERNDSFTLGVCNGCQMMSNLHELIPGSEFWPHFVRNRSEQFEARVAMVQIQESNSIFLQGMAGSRMPIAIAHGEGHAEFASEEALLEADLSGCVAMRFVDNHGKVTEAYPANPNGSPRGITGLTSRDGRVTIMMPHPERVFRAVQNSWRSEDWNEDAPWMRMFRNARVWVN encoded by the coding sequence ATGTTGATCCTGCGCGGCGCTCCTGCCCTTTCTGCCTTTCGCCACAGCAAACTCCTTGAGCAACTGAGCCAGAAGGTTCCAGCTGTCAGTGGCCTGTATGCTGAATTCGCTCACTTCGCCGAAGTCACCGGCGTCCTGACCGGCGACGAACAGCAGGTGCTTGCGCGCCTTCTGAAGTACGGCCCAAGTGTTCCGGTTCAAGAGCCGACCGGCCGTCTGTTTCTGGTGTTGCCGCGTTTCGGCACCATCTCGCCATGGTCGAGCAAGGCCAGCGACATCGCCCGCAACTGCGGCCTGAGCAAGATCCAGCGCCTGGAACGCGGTATCGCCTTCTATGTTGCAGGGCAGTTCAGCGAAGCCGAAGCGCAGCAGATCGCTGACGTTCTGCACGACCGCATGACGCAGATCGTGCTGGGCGACCTCGAGCAGGCCGCCGGTCTGTTCAGCCACGCCGAGCCGAAGCCGCTGACCGCGATCGACATCCTCGGTGGCGGCCGCGCCGCACTGGAAAAGGCCAATACCGAGCTGGGCCTGGCCCTGGCCGAAGACGAAATCGACTACCTGGTCAACGCCTTCAACGGTCTCAAGCGCAACCCGCACGACATCGAACTGATGATGTTCGCCCAGGCCAACTCCGAGCACTGCCGTCACAAGATCTTCAACGCCAGTTGGGATATTGATGGCCAGAGCCAGGAAAAAAGCCTGTTCGGCATGATCAAGAACACCTATCAGATGCACAGCGAAGGCGTGCTGTCCGCTTATAAGGACAACGCCTCGGTGATCGTCGGCAACGTTGCCGGGCGCTTCTTCCCGGATCCGCAAACCCGCCAGTACGGCGCGGTGCAGGAGCCGGTGCACATTCTGATGAAGGTTGAAACCCACAACCACCCGACTGCGATCGCTCCGTTCCCGGGCGCGTCGACCGGTTCCGGCGGCGAAATCCGCGACGAAGGTGCAACCGGTCGTGGCGCCAAGCCCAAGGCTGGCCTGACCGGTTTCACCGTGTCGAACCTGCAGATCCCCGGCTTCGAGCAGCCGTGGGAAGTACCGTACGGCAAGCCTGAGCGCATCGTTACCGCACTGGACATCATGATCGAAGGCCCGCTCGGCGGCGCCGCGTTCAACAACGAATTCGGTCGTCCGGCCCTGACTGGCTACTTCCGTACTTTCGAACAAGCGATCAGCACGCCGCACGGTGACGAAGTGCGCGGTTACCACAAGCCGATCATGCTCGCTGGCGGCATGGGCAACATCCGCGAAGAACACGTCAAGAAAGGCGAGATCGTTGTCGGCTCCAAGCTGATCGTTCTCGGCGGCCCGGCCATGTTGATCGGTCTGGGCGGCGGCGCGGCTTCGTCGATGGCAACCGGCACCAGTTCGGCGGATCTGGACTTTGCGTCCGTGCAGCGCGAAAACCCTGAGATGGAGCGCCGCTGCCAGGAAGTCATCGACCGTTGCTGGCAGCTGGGCGACAAGAATCCGATCAGCTTCATCCACGACGTCGGCGCGGGCGGTCTGTCCAATGCCTTCCCGGAACTGGTCAATGACGGCGAGCGCGGTGGCCGTTTCGAACTGCGCAACATTCCCAATGACGAGCCGGGCATGGCCCCGCACGAAATCTGGTCCAACGAATCCCAGGAGCGTTACGTTCTGGCGGTCGGCCCGGAAGATTTCGAGCGCTTCCAGGCGATCTGCGAACGCGAGCGTTGCCCGTTTGCCGTAGTCGGCGAGGCGACTGCTGAGCCGCAACTGACCGTGACCGATAGCCACTTCGGCAACAACCCGGTGGACATGCCGCTGGAAGTATTGCTGGGCAAAGCGCCGCGCATGCACCGTTCGGTGGTTCGCGAAGCTGAACTGGGCGATGACTTCGATCCGTCGAACCTCGACATCACCGAATCCATCGAACGCGTTCTGCATCACCCGGCCGTGGCGAGCAAGAGCTTCCTGATTACCATCGGCGACCGCACCATCACCGGCCTCGTTGCCCGTGACCAAATGGTCGGCCCATGGCAGGTGCCGGTGGCCGACGTTGCCGTCACCGCCACCAGCTTCGATGTCTACACCGGTGAAGCGATGGCGATGGGCGAGCGCACTCCGCTGGCACTGCTCGACGCTCCGGCGTCGGGCCGCATGGCCATCGGCGAAACCCTGACCAACATCGCCGCGTCGCGCATCAACAAGCTCTCCGACATCAAACTGTCGGCGAACTGGATGTCGGCCGCTGGCCACCCCGGCGAAGACGCGCGTCTGTATGACACAGTGAAAGCGGTCGGCATGGAGCTGTGCCCTGAGCTGGGCATCACCATTCCGGTTGGCAAGGACTCGATGTCCATGGCCACGCGCTGGAACGATAACGGCGAAGACAAGACCGTAACCTCGCCGATGTCGCTGATCGTGACCGGTTTCGCGCCAGTGGCTGACATCCGTCAGACCCTGACCCCGGAACTGCGCATGGACAAGGGCACCACCGACCTGATCCTGATCGACCTCGGTCGCGGGCAGAACCGCATGGGTGCGTCGATCCTCGCGCAAGTCCACGGCAAACTCGGCAAGCATGCGCCGGACGTCGATGATGCTGAAGACCTGAAAGCCTTCTTCGCGGTGATCCAGGGCCTCAACGCCGACGGTCACTTGCTGGCTTACCACGACCGCTCCGACGGCGGTCTGCTGACCTCCGTGGTGGAAATGGCCTTCGCCGGCCACTGCGGCCTGAGCCTGAATCTGGACAGCGTTGCCGAATCCGCCTCGGAGATCGCCGCAATCCTGTTCAACGAAGAACTCGGTGCCGTCATCCAGGTTCGTCAGGACGCCACGCCCGACATCCTCGCGCAATTCAGTGCTGCTGGTCTGGGCGACTGCGTGTCGGTGATCGGTCAGCCGATCAACAATGGCCAGATCAACATCACCTTCAACGGTGACACCGTGTTCGAAGGTCAGCGTCGTCTGCTGCAACGTCAGTGGGCCGAGACCAGCTATCAGATCCAGCGTCTGCGCGACAACGCCGACTGCGCCGAACAAGAGTTCGACGCGCTGCTGGAAGAAGACAACCCGGGCCTGAGCGTCAAGCTCAGCTACGACGTCAACCAGGACATCGCCGCGCCTTATATCAAAAAAGGCATCCGCCCACAGGTTGCCGTGCTGCGTGAGCAGGGCGTCAACGGTCAGGTCGAGATGGCGGCGGCATTCGACCGCGCCGGTTTCAGCGCGATCGATGTGCACATGAGCGATATTCTTGCTGGCCGCGTCGACCTGAACGAGTTCAAAGGTCTGGTGGCGTGCGGTGGTTTCTCCTACGGCGACGTCCTCGGCGCTGGTGAAGGCTGGGCCAAGTCGGCACTGTTCAACAGCCGCGCCCGCGATGCGTTCCAGGGTTTCTTCGAGCGTAACGACAGTTTCACCCTTGGCGTTTGCAACGGTTGCCAGATGATGTCCAACCTGCACGAGCTGATTCCGGGCAGCGAGTTCTGGCCGCACTTCGTGCGCAACCGCTCCGAGCAGTTCGAAGCGCGGGTGGCGATGGTGCAGATCCAGGAATCGAACTCGATCTTCCTGCAGGGCATGGCCGGTTCGCGCATGCCGATCGCTATCGCCCACGGTGAAGGACACGCCGAATTCGCCAGCGAAGAAGCACTGCTGGAAGCAGATCTGTCCGGTTGCGTGGCGATGCGTTTCGTCGACAACCACGGCAAGGTCACCGAGGCATATCCGGCCAACCCGAACGGTTCGCCGCGCGGGATTACCGGTCTCACCAGCCGTGACGGTCGCGTGACGATCATGATGCCGCACCCGGAGCGGGTGTTCCGCGCGGTGCAGAACTCGTGGCGCTCGGAAGACTGGAACGAGGACGCACCTTGGATGCGTATGTTCCGTAACGCGCGTGTGTGGGTTAACTAA
- a CDS encoding DUF6124 family protein: MDKLIPDPPPETTTPLEAAIHAEDLAKNREAIKRALDFYLSPEPAKPRQPSTMFLVHPDVDTESLLAHACESLASANAMASNFATELGGLQRSTALAIQQIIMLAELAVNRALDRVDPQT; the protein is encoded by the coding sequence TTGGACAAGCTAATACCAGATCCACCCCCCGAAACCACCACCCCACTCGAAGCCGCCATCCACGCCGAAGACCTCGCCAAAAACCGCGAAGCCATCAAACGCGCCCTCGATTTCTACCTCAGCCCCGAACCCGCCAAACCGCGGCAACCGAGCACCATGTTCCTCGTCCACCCCGACGTCGACACCGAAAGCCTGCTCGCCCACGCTTGTGAATCGTTGGCTTCGGCAAATGCCATGGCAAGCAACTTCGCCACCGAGCTAGGCGGCCTGCAACGCAGCACCGCCCTGGCCATCCAGCAAATCATCATGCTCGCCGAACTTGCAGTAAACCGGGCACTGGATCGAGTCGATCCACAAACCTGA
- the nagE gene encoding N-acetylglucosamine-specific PTS transporter subunit IIBC, with translation MYQLFIEGLQRLGRALMLPIAILPIAGLLLRLGDTDLLNIAIIHDAGQVIFANLAMIFAIGIAVGFAKDNNGTAGLAGVIGYLVMISTLKVLDATINMGMLAGIVSGLMAGALYNRFKDIKLPEYLAFFGGRRFVPIVTGFAAVGLGVLFGYIWPPIQHGINAFGALMMESGSIGAFVFGVFNRLLIVTGLHHILNNMAWFVFGNFTDPTTGALVTGDLSRYFAGDPKGGQFMTGMFPMMIFGLPAACLAMYRNALPERRKVMGGIFLSMALTSFLTGVTEPIEFAFMFLAPLLFLLHALLTGLSMAITNALNIHLGFTFSGGFIDMILGWGRSTNGWLVIPVGLAYAVIYYLVFDFCIRRFNLKTPGREDVVASEKAVLTENERAGAYIKALGGAENLLTVGACTTRLRLEMVDRNKASDTELKALGAMAVVRPGKGGSLQVVVGPMADSIADEIRLAMPALGRAVLVETAVVDEPKVVAVVGAEAQQWLNALGGGENVLQLDCIAMTRIRLQLANGKALSEAQLKELGCQGVSQLDGGVWHLLVGDKAASLSGALESLVNRNEVGAKV, from the coding sequence CGATGATCTTCGCCATCGGCATCGCCGTCGGTTTCGCCAAGGACAACAACGGCACCGCCGGCCTCGCCGGGGTGATCGGTTACCTGGTGATGATTTCCACGCTCAAGGTGCTCGACGCGACCATCAACATGGGCATGCTCGCGGGGATCGTCAGCGGTCTGATGGCGGGCGCGCTGTACAACCGCTTCAAGGACATCAAGTTGCCGGAGTACCTGGCGTTTTTTGGCGGACGGCGTTTCGTGCCGATCGTCACCGGGTTCGCGGCGGTTGGTCTGGGCGTGCTGTTCGGCTACATCTGGCCGCCAATCCAGCATGGCATCAATGCTTTCGGCGCACTGATGATGGAGAGCGGCAGCATCGGCGCGTTCGTGTTTGGCGTGTTCAACCGTCTGCTGATCGTCACCGGTCTGCACCACATCCTCAACAACATGGCGTGGTTCGTCTTCGGCAACTTCACCGACCCGACCACGGGTGCACTGGTGACCGGCGACTTGTCGCGCTACTTCGCCGGCGACCCGAAGGGCGGCCAGTTCATGACCGGTATGTTCCCGATGATGATCTTCGGCCTGCCAGCCGCGTGTCTGGCGATGTACCGCAACGCGCTGCCGGAACGCCGCAAGGTCATGGGCGGGATTTTCCTGTCGATGGCGCTGACCTCATTTCTGACCGGCGTGACCGAGCCGATCGAATTCGCCTTCATGTTCCTCGCGCCGCTGTTGTTCCTGCTTCATGCGCTGCTGACCGGGTTGTCGATGGCGATTACCAATGCGCTGAACATCCATTTGGGCTTCACCTTCTCGGGCGGTTTCATCGACATGATTCTCGGTTGGGGCCGCTCGACCAATGGCTGGCTGGTGATTCCGGTAGGCCTCGCCTACGCGGTCATCTACTACTTGGTCTTCGACTTCTGCATTCGTCGTTTCAATCTGAAAACGCCGGGGCGTGAGGATGTCGTTGCCAGCGAGAAAGCCGTACTCACTGAAAACGAACGCGCCGGGGCGTACATCAAGGCGCTGGGCGGTGCTGAAAATCTGCTCACGGTCGGCGCCTGCACCACTCGGCTGCGCCTGGAGATGGTCGATCGCAACAAGGCTTCGGACACAGAGTTGAAAGCGTTGGGCGCGATGGCGGTTGTGCGTCCGGGCAAGGGTGGGAGTTTGCAGGTTGTGGTTGGGCCGATGGCCGACAGCATTGCTGATGAGATTCGCTTGGCGATGCCTGCATTGGGGCGTGCTGTTTTGGTTGAAACCGCTGTTGTTGATGAGCCGAAAGTTGTGGCCGTTGTCGGTGCCGAGGCGCAGCAGTGGCTGAACGCGTTGGGCGGTGGCGAAAATGTGTTGCAACTGGATTGCATCGCAATGACGCGGATCCGCCTGCAATTGGCGAATGGCAAGGCGTTGTCGGAGGCGCAGTTGAAAGAGCTGGGCTGCCAGGGGGTTAGCCAATTGGACGGCGGGGTCTGGCATTTGCTGGTGGGGGATAAGGCGGCGAGTTTGAGTGGGGCGCTGGAAAGCCTGGTCAATCGAAACGAGGTTGGTGCGAAGGTTTAA
- a CDS encoding DUF6036 family nucleotidyltransferase: MELLPVVTPRIDTNTALGRALVSMFRSVEAELIQENSAPGAVKVIVFGGCAVHLYTHHRISLDVDAEIYEACIPAGFDLRTLLAEVPEPFVDELSARKMELNYDLQYNTSFGPIHEDYWSRSIPMSEFSLESPLHIHIAAPVDIAITKLGRATDHDIADINALLRCGFILTSELRRLALQAIDVYVGNKAQPTSVLSNILQDYLEKADDEAE, encoded by the coding sequence ATGGAGCTACTTCCCGTCGTCACACCCCGCATTGACACAAACACAGCGCTGGGGCGGGCCCTGGTATCGATGTTCAGGTCAGTCGAGGCGGAACTGATTCAAGAGAACTCAGCACCGGGAGCGGTGAAGGTCATTGTGTTTGGAGGATGCGCAGTTCACCTCTACACCCATCACCGCATATCGTTGGATGTCGACGCGGAAATCTATGAGGCATGCATTCCGGCAGGATTCGACTTGCGCACACTACTGGCGGAAGTGCCGGAGCCCTTTGTCGATGAGCTTTCTGCTCGAAAGATGGAGCTGAACTACGACTTGCAGTACAACACAAGCTTTGGCCCGATTCATGAGGATTATTGGTCGCGAAGTATTCCCATGTCAGAGTTTTCGCTGGAGTCTCCTCTACACATCCATATTGCTGCGCCCGTCGACATAGCCATTACAAAGCTGGGCAGGGCTACGGATCACGATATCGCAGACATCAATGCGCTTCTGAGGTGTGGGTTCATACTGACCAGCGAGCTCCGGCGTCTGGCATTGCAGGCAATTGATGTATATGTTGGCAATAAAGCGCAACCGACCTCGGTTCTGAGCAACATATTGCAAGACTATCTGGAGAAAGCAGATGACGAAGCTGAATGA